The DNA window ATTTTCATCGATTAAATGAGCAGGAACAATAGGTTTGATCACTACTTCTTTTAAATCTTTTTGAATTTGCTCTAGCGTTATTTCTGGATGATGTTGTGTAGAAATAACAATCGTATCAATACGAACTGGATTATTATTCTCATCATATTCCACTGTTACTTGCGTTTTACCATCTGGGCGTAAGTAGTCTAATGTTTCATCTTTACGCACTTCTGCTAAACGGCGTGCCAGTTTATGCGCTAAGCTAATTGGAAGTGGCATAAGTTCTGGTGTTTCATTACAAGCATAACCAAACATAAGACCTTGGTCACCTGCACCGATTGCTTCAATGTCTGAATCCGTCATAGATCCTTCACGAGCTTCTAAAGCTTGGTCAACACCCATTGCAATATCAGCAGACTGCTCATCAATTGAAGTTAAAACTGCTGAAGTTTCAGAGTCAAAACCATATTTAGCACGAGTATATCCAATTTCTTTAATAGTAGAACGAACCACTTTAGGGATGTCTACATAAGTAGAAGTTGTGATTTCTCCTGCAACTAATACAAGACCAGTAGTAACGCTTGTTTCACAAGCAACACGTGCATTTGGATCTTCCGTTAAAATTGCATCTAAAATAGCATCAGAAATTTGATCACAGATTTTATCTGGATGTCCTTCTGTTACTGATTCCGATGTAAATAATCGACGTTGTGTCATAGATTGTTCCTCCTATATCCTGCGAGATTTCTCTCAAGAATTGATACGGTACTCATTCCCATGTCAAGCCATTTCAATTAGATTAAACTTGAAGCCGTTTCGGACTTGGCACACAAGGATAAAGGGCGATGTTAAATAAAAAAGCCTCCCGCTCACGCAAAAATACATGAGGAAAGGATTAATATCATAAGCACCTTTCACTCTTATCAATCAAGGGATTTCACCTTGTCTCAGGTTGGGCACCTTTGTAATAAAATTGCTAATTACAGGTTGCCGGGTTTCATAGGGCCTGACCCCTCCACCAGCTCGGGATAAGAGTATCCGTTCAATTTACCATCATACGTACTTAGGAAGTAGAAGTCAAGCGTTATTTCGAAAAGTTTTCACACATGAAAAAAATATTCAAGTCATTAGTGTAGACTAATTAGTCAAATGTGTTATACTATTTCACATATCAATGAAAAATCCTCTAAATAAGAGGCAATAATTAAAAAAAGGATGGTAAGACAACATGAATTCAATCGATACTGTGAGTGAACTGAACGAATTGTTAGCTGGTAACAACATTAGCGTTCAATTATCAGTACCACAACTTGTAGAAAAGGCAACATCTAGAGGAGAAGCAGTTTTAACTTCTACTGGAGCGGTAAAAGCAGAGACAGGTAAATACACAGGTCGTTCTCCAAAAGATAAGTATATTGTTGAAGAAGCTATCTCCAAAGACAAAATCGATTGGGGTTCAGTAAACCAACCTATCTCCTCTGAAATTTTCGAAGCATTATATATTAAAGTGACAGAGTATTTAAAGGAACAAGATGAATTATTTGTATTTAAAGGATTTGCTGGTGCAGACAAAGAATCCCGTCTAAGCATTCAAGTAATCAATGAATATGCATGGCACAATTTATTTGCACATCAATTATTCATCCGCCCTTCATCAGAAGAGCTTGCATCTCATGAAGCGGATTTTACAGTTATTAGTGCTCCTAACTTTAAAGCAGACCCTGCAGTTGATGGAACTAAATCAGAAACCTTCATCATCGTATCTATGGAAAAACGTGTTGTTCTAATTGGTGGTACAGAATATGCTGGAGAAATGAAAAAATCTATTTTCTCTATTATGAACTATTTATTACCAGAACAAAACATTTTACCAATGCACTGTTCAGCAAATGTTGGGGAAGAAGGCGATGTAGCTTTATTCTTCGGTCTGTCTGGAACAGGTAAAACAACACTTTCTGCTGATGCTGGACGTAAATTAATCGGAGATGACGAGCATGGTTGGTCAGATAATGGTGTATTTAATATAGAAGGTGGATGCTATGCAAAATGTATCGACCTAACTCGTGAAAATGAGCCACAAATCTATGACGCGATTACATTCGGAACTGTTTTAGAGAACGTAGTAGTTGATGCAGAAACTCGCATTGCAATTTATGCGGATAACTCTTTAACTGAAAACACACGTGCAGCATACCCAATCCAAAATATCGAAAACATTGTAGATCCTTCTGTAGCAGGTCACCCTAACACAATTGTTTTCTTAACTGCTGATGCATTTGGCGTACTGCCTCCAATCAGTAAATTAACGAAAGAACAAGCGATGTACCACTTTTTAAGCGGATTTACATCTAAACTGGCAGGAACTGAACGCGGAATCACATCACCACAACCAGCATTCTCAACTTGCTTTGGTTCTCCTTTCTTACCATTACATGCAACTGTGTATGCAGAAATGCTTGGGAAGAAAATCGATGAGCATGGTGCACAAGTATTCCTAGTAAACACTGGTTGGACTGGTGGGGAATATGGAGTGGGTAGCCGAATGAAACTGGCTTATACTCGTACAATGGTTCGCGCTGCAATTGACGGAAAACTAACTAATGTAGAAACGGCTAAAGATGAAATATTCGGTCTTGAAATCCCTACACATATTGAAGGCGTACCATCTGAAGTATTAATTCCACGTAATGCATGGGCAGATAAAGAAGCTTACGACACAAAAGCTACGGCCCTTGCACAAGCATTCCGTGAAAACTTTAACAAATTCGGTACAGTATCAGAAGACATTTCGCTTAAAGGCGGTCCAATAGCATAATCATCCTCAAGCTAGCACAGTTATTGTGCTCCATTGGGTGCAAGTTGTTATCACCTTAAGTACAAATAATACAAAAAGGGATGCCCTAAAGCCGTTTTTAAACGGCATTTATGGCATCCCTTTATTCTTCATAATCATCATGGAAATTTGAGATAGATGATCCAGGAAAAAGTGCAGAAAACTCCGTTGCTTTTTCTTTATCCACATTGTATAAAGTAATTTCAGAGCCATAATGACCTATTTCTAATCGTTCATCACCATTCACGTGAAAAAACATTGTAAACCATTTTAAACCACCCCTCGGATCTATAGAATAATTACAGAAGAAAAGGCGATTATCTTCGCTTAAATTGATCGTAAATACTTTCATTAAACCTTCATTTATTACGTTTACTGCCCTTGCTCCTAATTCATCCACTACTTCCTGCTCTTCCATCCAACAATGTATTATTAATTCAGTAAATTCAGCAGTGTATTGTTCCCATAAATTTTTCCAAAAACTAGTATCAACTGGACATGAAGACTTTCCTTCTACACTACTCGATTCAATTGTAATGGTAATATTGCCCATTAACTAAACCCCTTTCTGCATTTTCATCCACACACATGCATCCTTCACCACTTGGCGGTTCACTTTGCTCGGGAAGAAATGTGTAAATTCAGGGTAATACCATGTTTCTACTACTTTGTTATTCCTTAATAATGCTTCTTCTAAGGCTTGAGCATGCTCAAATGAAACATTTGTATCCTGCAGTCCATGAATTATAAGTGTGGATGCGTGGATTTCCTCGATGAGCGCAAGAGCATTTCTGATTTCATATTCGTCTACCCGATTGGCCGGTGTACCACCAATAACTCGCTTCATCATTCTTCTCATATCTTGTCTTTCCTCATACGTTAAGAAAATATCCGATACTCCCGCCCAGGTTACAATGCTCGTAATATCTTTCCGCAATATCGCAGTCCAAAGAGCCATGATCCCTCCCCGAGAAAAAGCAAATAAATGAATGCGACTTGGTAGACAAAACTGCTTTAGAACATCCACTGCATAAACGGCATCCCAGCGATCTTCCCCACCAAATTCGTCCCTACCTTCTCCTCCGCGATTTCCTCGGTAGTATGGCGCAAAGACAATGAAACCTTCGTATGCAATTTGAGCAATACGAGCAGGTCGAACCATCCCTATGCTTTGCATGCCTCCTCTACAATATAATATCCCTTCATACTTACCTTCCTTTTTAGGTGTTGCGAGTAATCCTTTCACTCTTAACCCACATGACCAATATGTAATTTCAGTTAAGCGGATATGTGGATTAGGAGATGGATAGACACGAACTTTCTCAATTTCTCCATTTTCCTTCATACGTACTCACCTTTTCTAAGATTACTTTCATTCCATCATCCTTCATATGAAAACTTAAGTTATTACAACGTAATAATTCATCTGTCGATAACCATACTGCGCCCTCTGTTTCAAAATTCGTATCTTCATTATTAATATTGCCAACATGTGCAATAAAAACCGCCTTACAAAAAGGTTTCTTATCATATACAAGGTATTCAGCGAACCACTCTACATGACGAATTGCCACATTCGTCTCTTCTAGCGTTTCTCTTATAGCAGCTGCTTCAAGTGTTTCATGCGCCTCCACTTTCCCGCCTGGAAACTCAATTCCTCGTTTCGGATGCTTCGTTAATAACCATTTGTCGTTGTGTTTCGCTAGCACTAGCACATGCATTGGTTTGATAGGAAATGTGCCTTTTTCAAATGATAATTCCACATGTAGGTCATTTAAATCTTGGAAAGAAACCATGCTCTCATCCTCCCTTTATGTTGTTTATAAAAAGTGTAACATACGTAAAAGTAGATTAAAGAATAATATTCCAATACACGAGCATAATTCCAATATCAGCGAGACAATGACTAATAATGGATGCGGTAATAGAATTTAATAGGAAGCGAAAAATCCCCCACATTATGCCTGCAAGAAATACTGGAATAACTGCCAATGCATTGAATGGAAAACTAAAAATCTCTATGACAACCATAAGATGATACAAGCTATAAAAAAAAGAAGTAATTACAATAGTTTTTACACTTCCCATTTTAGGAAAAATTCGATTGTATATAAACTCTCTCCAATAAAACTCCTCCAATATAGGATTGATAAGAATTAATACTAATATAAGCAATATAACCTTTCGACCTATAAAGTCCCATTCTATAAGCTGACTGCGTAATTGCGCTATATCTAAAACAGACGATTGATAAATAGTGACGAAGCCATAAATCGCCAATAAACAAATTAACCCGCTACTAATCCCCACAACAATTGACCTTTTGGAAAAAAGAAGTTGGATAGGATACCTAAACTCTTTGTTCCAATAAGAAACTATAAGGGGAATAAACAATAACCATCCGTAAAAAAGAAAAAAGGTTATCGTGACATTATCTAAAATTGGTAGACCTACGAATATCATGGCAGTAGGTGCTATTAATAAAATAATTTGTCTTATCATAATTTCTCCTACTTTTCGATTTTTGGTGTATGTTAAATCTTATTAAATGGCTCTGTTATACAATTATGTAGTTAACTGCTCAAAATCCACTCGCTTTCTGCAGACGAACCGCTAAGCCTATTATAAACTAGAAAGCGCATTGCGCACTTTAAGTGCAAAACCTGTTTTGCATCGTTTTCGAAGGTCTTTAAGACGGATATTGCTATATCATTACCGATTGATTTTTTAGAGAGGCTGGTCGTGACTGACGTCACGACCAGCCTCTCTTTTCTCGGTAATCTTATGGCGTTTGTCTTTCCGTCGCCTTCCTTCAACAGTACGAATAAGGTTAAGATCTTTTTGGATAATGAGTGAAAAGATGCTTTCCAACTCATAAAGGAAGCACCCGAAGATGCAATTTCGGGTGCTCTAGTGCTCCTCTATACAATAGTGCTAACTATTTTTTAGTCATATACTCTTTTACCAGTAGAAGAAAATTAGCAGAAATGCTCTTCTTAAAGATTCTTGCTAGCA is part of the Psychrobacillus sp. FSL H8-0483 genome and encodes:
- the pckA gene encoding phosphoenolpyruvate carboxykinase (ATP) produces the protein MNSIDTVSELNELLAGNNISVQLSVPQLVEKATSRGEAVLTSTGAVKAETGKYTGRSPKDKYIVEEAISKDKIDWGSVNQPISSEIFEALYIKVTEYLKEQDELFVFKGFAGADKESRLSIQVINEYAWHNLFAHQLFIRPSSEELASHEADFTVISAPNFKADPAVDGTKSETFIIVSMEKRVVLIGGTEYAGEMKKSIFSIMNYLLPEQNILPMHCSANVGEEGDVALFFGLSGTGKTTLSADAGRKLIGDDEHGWSDNGVFNIEGGCYAKCIDLTRENEPQIYDAITFGTVLENVVVDAETRIAIYADNSLTENTRAAYPIQNIENIVDPSVAGHPNTIVFLTADAFGVLPPISKLTKEQAMYHFLSGFTSKLAGTERGITSPQPAFSTCFGSPFLPLHATVYAEMLGKKIDEHGAQVFLVNTGWTGGEYGVGSRMKLAYTRTMVRAAIDGKLTNVETAKDEIFGLEIPTHIEGVPSEVLIPRNAWADKEAYDTKATALAQAFRENFNKFGTVSEDISLKGGPIA
- a CDS encoding type II CAAX endopeptidase family protein → MIRQIILLIAPTAMIFVGLPILDNVTITFFLFYGWLLFIPLIVSYWNKEFRYPIQLLFSKRSIVVGISSGLICLLAIYGFVTIYQSSVLDIAQLRSQLIEWDFIGRKVILLILVLILINPILEEFYWREFIYNRIFPKMGSVKTIVITSFFYSLYHLMVVIEIFSFPFNALAVIPVFLAGIMWGIFRFLLNSITASIISHCLADIGIMLVYWNIIL
- a CDS encoding prolyl oligopeptidase family serine peptidase translates to MKENGEIEKVRVYPSPNPHIRLTEITYWSCGLRVKGLLATPKKEGKYEGILYCRGGMQSIGMVRPARIAQIAYEGFIVFAPYYRGNRGGEGRDEFGGEDRWDAVYAVDVLKQFCLPSRIHLFAFSRGGIMALWTAILRKDITSIVTWAGVSDIFLTYEERQDMRRMMKRVIGGTPANRVDEYEIRNALALIEEIHASTLIIHGLQDTNVSFEHAQALEEALLRNNKVVETWYYPEFTHFFPSKVNRQVVKDACVWMKMQKGV
- a CDS encoding NUDIX domain-containing protein, whose translation is MVSFQDLNDLHVELSFEKGTFPIKPMHVLVLAKHNDKWLLTKHPKRGIEFPGGKVEAHETLEAAAIRETLEETNVAIRHVEWFAEYLVYDKKPFCKAVFIAHVGNINNEDTNFETEGAVWLSTDELLRCNNLSFHMKDDGMKVILEKVSTYEGKWRN
- the metK gene encoding methionine adenosyltransferase, encoding MTQRRLFTSESVTEGHPDKICDQISDAILDAILTEDPNARVACETSVTTGLVLVAGEITTSTYVDIPKVVRSTIKEIGYTRAKYGFDSETSAVLTSIDEQSADIAMGVDQALEAREGSMTDSDIEAIGAGDQGLMFGYACNETPELMPLPISLAHKLARRLAEVRKDETLDYLRPDGKTQVTVEYDENNNPVRIDTIVISTQHHPEITLEQIQKDLKEVVIKPIVPAHLIDENTKYFINPTGRFVIGGPQGDAGLTGRKIIVDTYGGYARHGGGAFSGKDPTKVDRSAAYAARYVAKNIVAAGIADRCEVQLAYAIGVAQPVSIAVDTFGTGKVEEAQLVAHIRELFDLRPAGIIKMLDLRRPIYKQTAAYGHFGRTDIDAPWEKTDKAEALKEKAGL